From Camelina sativa cultivar DH55 chromosome 7, Cs, whole genome shotgun sequence, one genomic window encodes:
- the LOC104701661 gene encoding uncharacterized protein LOC104701661 — protein sequence MSLLLRFRQHLSQTSSRLSLLSRIGANRSYAQPAKIEDEEEEEFDQIKLPTDYDPATFDPTEHRSPPTERVFRLVDEISSLTLSEISELGAIIMKKKCMTELPTVAVMKPGAGGAGIVSQSGGGGASEEAKVEKTVFEIKLESFEASAKIKIIKELRSFTDLGLKEAKALVEKTPAILKAGLSKEEGEKIVEKLKALGAKVVLE from the coding sequence ATGAGCTTATTACTCAGATTCAGGCAACATTTATCTCAAACCTCCTCAAGATTATCACTTCTTTCTCGAATCGGCGCTAACCGGAGTTATGCCCAACCGGCGAAgatcgaagacgaagaagaagaagagttcgATCAGATAAAGCTCCCTACAGATTACGATCCAGCGACGTTTGATCCAACGGAGCACCGTAGTCCACCAACGGAGCGTGTGTTCAGACTCGTAGACGAGATCTCATCTCTTACGTTATCAGAAATCTCCGAGCTCGGTGCGAttataatgaagaagaaatgtATGACGGAGCTACCAACTGTCGCCGTTATGAAACCTGGAGCAGGTGGTGCTGGGATCGTGAGTCAaagcggtggtggtggagcGAGTGAGGAAGCTAAAGTGGAGAAGACAGTGTTTGAGATAAAGTTGGAGTCTTTTGAAGCGTCTGCTAAGATTAAGATTATAAAGGAGTTGAGGAGTTTTACTGATTTGGGTTTGAAAGAAGCTAAAGCATTGGTGGAGAAGACTCCTGCGATTTTGAAAGCTGGTTTGtctaaagaagaaggtgagaaGATTGTTGAGAAGTTGAAAGCACTTGGTGCTAAAGTTGTTTTGGAATGA
- the LOC104701662 gene encoding protein IFH1-like, which yields MNGAPLCNSVLLHSHSLSRINSFASSSHSFTTSLSISISHRIQQSFRALVVKRSNGFRSFAVNKRGIGDYVRMESEDDEDWDEFDEDEDEDEDEGEFLPMDKMKRWLERKPRGFGSGKKYETSIEDKLLDEIEQSWKAQASNLNKLKNDPLKSHQLKRDDTLIKGTGEDTQVGFRVRVTNLPKKKNVHRDLKVAFKEVSGVLSITPAVSGNKKTKDPVCKGFAHLDFKTETDANRFVKEFNGQSLAFGKVIKQIKCQVVEFSSDESVSKEVYFDNGFKVQKLPYSGLEEVSDADDVVEEEEAFVDSLEESDDSDEEVYELEVDEDEPNRISGSVESPVELRRDLKTELKSQKQVVKREVREHEELKTPLVSFQANKSEEAVAETRLDDEQSEEAVAETYSDDELESADEEDVAEENLEPLNSSMSSSEEIRVDRIRMLEQKLLGKEKLFGGGTGFDKPEAKAARVEGKKKEKKKKKTFVKGQAKKGAKIEIPGSSKRLKVKEKALLTGVLVKYAGKVASTSNDE from the exons atgaACGGAGCTCCACTCTGCAATTCCGTTTTGCTccattctcattctctttctcgTATAAATTCCTTcgcttcttcttcacattcatTTACAACGTCTTTGTCCATCTCAATTTCTCATCGAATTCAACAGAGTTTTAGAGCACTCGTTGTGAAAAGGAGTAATGGGTTTCGTTCATTCGCTGTAAACAAGCGTGGAATTGGCGATTACGTTCGTATGGAGtcagaagatgatgaggattgGGATGAAttcgatgaagatgaagatgaagacgaagacgaaggaGAGTTTTTGCCAATGGATAAGATGAAGAGATGGTTAGAGAGAAAGCCTCGTGGATTTGGTTCTGGTAAAAAGTACGAAACTTCAATTGAAGATAAGTTGCTCGACGAAATTGAACAAAGTTGGAAAGCTCAAGCTTCTAATCTCAATAAGCTTAAGAACGATCCTCTCAAGTCACATCAGCTTAAGCGTGACGATACTCTCATCAAAG GAACTGGAGAAGATACTCAAGTTGGGTTTCGTGTTCGTGTGACTAATCTtcctaagaagaagaatgttCATAGAGATCTTAAGGTTGCGTTTAAAGAAGTAAGTGGCGTTTTGAGCATTACACCAGCTGTGTCTGGGAATAAGAAGACTAAGGATCCCGTTTGTAAAGGATTTGCTCATCTTGATTTCAAAACTGAGACTGATGCAAACAG GTTTGTGAAAGAGTTCAATGGACAGAGCTTAGCATTTGGAAAGGTTATAAAGCAAATCAAATGTCAGGTTGTGGAGTTTTCTTCAGACGAGTCAGTGTCAAAGGAAGTATACTTTGATAACGGCTTCAAGGTGCAGAAACTTCCGTATTCTGGTTTAGAAGAAGTTTCTGATGCTGATgatgttgttgaagaagaggaggcGTTCGTGGATTCATTGGAAGAATCTGATGATTCAGATGAAGAGGTATATGAACTGGAAGTGGATGAAGATGAACCAAATCGTATCTCTGGTAGCGTAGAATCTCCTGTAGAACTGAGACGTGATTTGAAAACCGAGTTAAAGTCACAGAAACAGGTTGTGAAGCGAGAGGTTAGAGAACATGAGGAATTAAAGACACCTTTAGTTTCATTCCAGGCGAATAAATCCGAGGAAGCTGTGGCAGAAACACGCTTGGATGACGAACAATCCGAGGAAGCTGTAGCAGAAACATACTCGGATGATGAACTCGAAAGCgctgatgaagaagacgttGCTGAAGAGAATCTTGAACCTCTGAACAGTTCAATGTCATCCTCAGAAGAAATTCGAGTAGATAGAATCCGCATGCTGGAGCAGAAGCTTCTCGGTAAAGAAAAACTCTTTGGTGGAGGAACTGGCTTTGATAAACCAGAAGCAAAAGCCGCTAGAGTCgaagggaagaagaaggaaaagaagaagaaaaagacttttGTGAAAGGGCAAGCTAAAAAGGGTGCAAAGATAGAAATTCCAGGATCTTCGAAGAG GTTAAAGGTGAAGGAGAAGGCTCTCTTAACCGGCGTCTTAGTCAAGTATGCTGGAAAAGTTGCCTCAACCTCGAATGATGAATGA